In the Entelurus aequoreus isolate RoL-2023_Sb linkage group LG16, RoL_Eaeq_v1.1, whole genome shotgun sequence genome, aaataattagaataagctTTATTGGCAAAATCAGAGATTTACaagtaaaaaagtgtgtgtgtgtgtgtgtgtcttgagtGGGGGGTTGGAGAGGTATTTATGACCCTGTGATTTACGACTCTGTGATGTGAGCTGCTGAACTCCCAGCTAAACATTCCAAGATTCAAGATatctattgtcatatgcacagataaacagacagtcaCACTGCACAATGAAAAGCTTATTTTGCTGGTCCCCCTtgcaaattcacaaaatataaatataaatataaacttaagctaaataaagaatcacagaatataaaaaattaaacaagaataaacttaaactatattgcacacttacaataaacttactaaaaatgtaaatgctaaggatgtttaatactaataaatataataaaataaaataagaaacaaaaataaagaaataagataaagtaaattaaagtgtGGATCTTACAACAGATCTATAGTGGGCATGAGTAGACAGAAGCAGTATTGCACATTCAGTTCACAGTGAAGATGATAATGGAtgatatgacaatgatgatgtataaagtgcactatgcattctTCAATTATTGTAGCAGCAGTGGAGGTGACATGAAGTCACAGCAGGGATGTGGGTAGTGGTCACAGTTCAGTCAGTTCAGGGATGAGGGGTGAGGTGTGAAGgtgtgcggggggaggggtgggggttgTGATGTGTAAATCAgtccaggggtgtgtgtgtgtgtgtgtgtgtgtgtgggggggagagagagattggggctgtggtgtgaaggtatatggggggatgggtggggcttccttttctaggccagtggttctcaaacttttaaattccaaggtctccccttaactctgacagtgtataaatggtccatttggttattacaaagtaacaacacattctttcaatcctacgctatgtactgtaacattattactatagattcacacacgtgtgtgtgtgtgtgtgtgtgtgtgtgtgtgtgtgtgtgtgtgtgtgtgtgtgtgtgtgtgtgtgtgtgtgtgtgtgtgtgtgtgtgtgtgtgtgtgtgtcacataccTGCCGACACGGTTTCTGCTTGTGTGAGTTGATCCCTCTGGCGTTTTCCTCCCACACGAGTGTACTTTTCCACTTTTTGACAAATTATACAGATGGCTGGCAGGACGGGGCCGGCAGAAGCAACGGGCAAACCTGAACGAGATCGAAGTTTCTTTCGGGGAGTTTCAGACGTGCCTGCTGACTGACCTGCGGCTGCAGATGGTTCTCCCACCGCCCGTGCGGTCCTTTTCTCGGCATAAAACAATGCAGATTTATCTGTAAAACGTCGGTAGCATTTTGCGTGAAACCCAGCGTCGTCAGGAATAGCGTCAAAATCTACATCCGAGCAATGTTTATAGATTTCTGCCAGATGCTTGTTCTGGTCTTGCAGACAAAGCCACTGTTTTAAATAGTTTCTGTATGTGTCCCACCGTGTCCGAGTGAAGTGCTGGACGTCCTCATTGTTCACAGATGAAAGATGCATATAGCATCTTTTATTTTCCTCTTTACgcactttttttctaacttttgaggtctttcgttcctcttcactctcggatgttgtcgtcgccatagcaggtatgttgttagaataaagctgctacctgattggtccatgtgaccaaaaccgcgccactccccactagatatcactgcgcctcactgaaaaatagtaccggctttcaacaccgattacacaaaatgggc is a window encoding:
- the LOC133631434 gene encoding uncharacterized protein LOC133631434; its protein translation is MATTTSESEEERKTSKVRKKVRKEENKRCYMHLSSVNNEDVQHFTRTRWDTYRNYLKQWLCLQDQNKHLAEIYKHCSDVDFDAIPDDAGFHAKCYRRFTDKSALFYAEKRTARAVGEPSAAAGLPVASAGPVLPAICIICQKVEKYTRVGGKRQRDQLTQAETVSAGQLLKAAEIKKDAAILLHINDKDCVAIEVRYHRTCYRQYTRFLSLSTATHTATRDEEM